The genomic stretch ACCCGCAGCTCCGTGATGGTGCGCATGGCCCGCACCCACCTGCGTTTCGGCAGCTGCGAGCGGCTGTTGCACCGGTGAGAGCCCGCAGCCCTCGAGCGTCTGTTGCGCCATGTGGTGGCGAACCACTACCCCCGCATCGTCGCCGCCCATCCCGAAGTGTCCGGCGGAACCAGCGAACCGGCGCTGCTGGCCTTCTACGGCGAGCTGGTGGAGCGGGTGGCACGGCTGGCGGCGGAGTGGATGGCCGCCGGCTTCACGCACGGGGTGCTCAACACCGACAACATGTCGCTAAACCTGGCAAGCCTGGCGTGACGCCTGGTGGGCCACCGGTTCGGCCCTTTCGAGTGAACGGCAGGCGACGATCGCCACCACCCTGCGGCGCTGGAATCTGCCGGAACCGCCGGTGCGGTCCTGCATCGAGAGGATCTGGGCGGGCATCGATGAGCGCGATGACTGGCAACCCCTGCATGACTGGCTGGACCGGTGCGGATCCAGCCACAGCGCCGGATCCGGGTGCTCGGCGCTACAGCTTCAAGCGCAGGATTCTGTCTGAATTCCTTCACCGATTCCCTTCTGGCATGTGTTGCCATGACTTCCGAACAAGCCGCCCAACTGATCGACGACACCCTGGATCTGGTGCATCAACGACTCCAGGCCCTTGATGCAGTCCAGAAGCGCAGGGAGCACAAGGCTCTGGCCGAGGAGTTCCGTGAATGGCGTCAACCCAGCGGAGGTCACATCGATCTGATGCTCTGCCCTGGGTTCGGCGGCTGACGTTCCAGCCAGCGCCAGTAGATCACCCCCAGCATGGATGCGCTGACGGTCCCCACGATCGTCGAGCCCAGCAGCAGTCGGCTGGAGAAGGACCAGCCCAGCTCCCAGATCCCCTGTTCCTTCAGCACGGCCATGCTGGGCCAGCCATGGCCGGGTCCCAGCAGCCAGCAGCCCAGCTGGTAGTTGAACCAGTAGAGGGGCACATAAGTGAGCGGGTTGCTGATCCAGGTCCCGGCAGCCGCCAGCAGATGGTTCCCTCTCACCAGGCTGGCCAGAGCCACTCCAAGCAGGGTCTGGAGCCCGAAGAAGGGGTAGCAGCCGCAGAACACCCCTGCCGCCAGCCCGCGGGCCCGCTGGCCGTGGCTTCCCTCCTGCTCCCACAGCCAGCGGATCCAGCGCCGGAATCGGATCAGGGCGCCGGTCCACCATCGACGCCACCGAGACTGGCGGGGACCCTGGCCATCGGGCTGCTTGGACTCGGACGACACCATTGCTGCGATTGCCACGGCGCTGGCGCCCGGAGAGGGAAGTGTGGCGATCGTAAGAATCTCCGGACCCCAGGCGGAGCCCATCGGTCGCGACCTCTTCGAGGCGCCCGGGGATCAGCCCTGGGGGAGTCATCGCGTGCTTTACGGACATGTGCGCGATCCAGGCAGCGGGGAGCGGCTGGATGAGGCCCTGCTGCTGCTGATGAAGGCACCCCGCAGCTTCACCCGCGAGGACGTGGTGGAGCTGCACTGCCACGGGGGTCTGATCGCCGTGTCCCATGTGCTGGACCTGGTGCTGCGCAGCGGTGCGCGCCGGGCGCGGCCGGGGGAGTTCAGCCAGAGGGCCTTCCTCAACGGCCGGCTCGACCTCACTCGCGCCGAAGCGATCAGCGACCTGATCACGGCAAGAAGCCGGCGGGCGGCCCAGCTGGCCCTGGCGGGCCTCGATGGCGGCCTGCAGCGGCGGATCGGCACCCTGCGGGAGCGTCTGCTCGATCAGCTGGCGGAGCTGGAGGCCCGGGTTGACTTCGAGGAGGATCTGCCCCCTCTCGATCCGCAGGCCCTGGTGGTGGAGCTGGAGGCGGTGCGTCAGGAGCTGAAGGTTCTGGTGGCGGAGGCGAGCGTGGGCCAGCTGCTGCGCGAGGGACTGAAGGTGGCGATCATCGGCCGCCCCAATGTGGGCAAATCCAGCCTGCTCAATGCCCTCAGCCGCCGGGAGCGCGCGATCGTGACCGAGCTGCCGGGCACCACCCGCGATCTGCTGGAGAGCGAACTGGTGCTGCAGGGGGTGCCGCTCACCCTGCTGGACACCGCGGGCATCCGCTCCACCGACGACCCTGTGGAGCGGCTGGGCATCGAACGCAGCCGCCAGGCCCTGGCCAGCGCCGACGCGGTGCTGCTGCTGGTGGACCTCGCTCAGGGCTGGACACAAGCCGACGCGGAGCTCCATGCCCAGATGCCCGCAGGCGTGCCGTCGCTTGTGGTGGGCAACAAAGCTGACAGGGCCGCAGGAGCACCCCCGGCCCAGGTTGATGTGGTGATCAGTGCCCTCACGGGCAGCGGCCTCGAGGCCTTGGCCGAGGCCCTGCTGTCCCGCTGCGGCCACAGCCTGGGCCAGGGGCTGGAGGTGGCGCTCAATGCCCGCCAGCGGGATCTGGCGGAGGCCGCCGCCACGGCCCTGGACGACTCCCTGGCGGCGGCCTCCGCCGGCCTGCCCTGGGATTTCTGGACCATCGACCTGCGCCAGGCCGCCCGCAGCCTCGGAGAGATCACCGGCGAAGAGGTGAACGAGGCGGTGCTCGATCGGGTCTTCTCCCGCTTCTGCATCGGCAAGTAGGCCCGCCCAGGCCATCAGGATGGTGAACCAGGTCCACCCGTGCTGCCGTTGGCCATCCCTGAGAGTGCCGTCCCGGCCGCTTCGCTGTTCAGCCAGCCCCGGCTGGAGCCCCTGCTGCGGTCCTGGCTGGCGGAGGACATCGGCCGAGGGGATCTCAGCGCGGCCGCGCTGGTGGGCCGGCAGGGCCGGGCCAGCTGGATGGCCCGGAGTGGTGGGATCTTCTGCGGAGGCCTGCTGGTGGAGCCGCTCTTCCGCCTCCTCGATGCCACGGTGGAGGTGCGCCTGCTCGTGGCGGACGGGGAGCCGGTGGAGCCCGATCAGCGGCTGCTGGAGCTGGCCGGTCCGGCGACGGCCCTTGTGGCGGGGGAACGCACGGCCCTCAATCTGGCCATGCGTCTCTCGGGCATTGCCACCGCCACGGCGGCGCTGGTGGCTGAGCTGAGCGGCACGGGCGTGGCACTGGCCGACACCCGCAAGACCAGCCCAGGGCTGCGCCTGATGGAGAAGTATGCGGTGC from Synechococcus sp. CBW1107 encodes the following:
- the nadC gene encoding carboxylating nicotinate-nucleotide diphosphorylase, with product MLPLAIPESAVPAASLFSQPRLEPLLRSWLAEDIGRGDLSAAALVGRQGRASWMARSGGIFCGGLLVEPLFRLLDATVEVRLLVADGEPVEPDQRLLELAGPATALVAGERTALNLAMRLSGIATATAALVAELSGTGVALADTRKTSPGLRLMEKYAVRCGGGINHRCGLDDAAMLKENHLAWAGGVARAVAAVRATAPWTARVIVEAESAAEAVQAVDAGADGVLLDGFTPEALLALVPQLRRQALGRGSAVVLEASGVDPAQLRSYAVTGIDLISTSAAVTRSPWLDLSMRYDPVLA
- the mnmE gene encoding tRNA uridine-5-carboxymethylaminomethyl(34) synthesis GTPase MnmE, whose protein sequence is MDSDDTIAAIATALAPGEGSVAIVRISGPQAEPIGRDLFEAPGDQPWGSHRVLYGHVRDPGSGERLDEALLLLMKAPRSFTREDVVELHCHGGLIAVSHVLDLVLRSGARRARPGEFSQRAFLNGRLDLTRAEAISDLITARSRRAAQLALAGLDGGLQRRIGTLRERLLDQLAELEARVDFEEDLPPLDPQALVVELEAVRQELKVLVAEASVGQLLREGLKVAIIGRPNVGKSSLLNALSRRERAIVTELPGTTRDLLESELVLQGVPLTLLDTAGIRSTDDPVERLGIERSRQALASADAVLLLVDLAQGWTQADAELHAQMPAGVPSLVVGNKADRAAGAPPAQVDVVISALTGSGLEALAEALLSRCGHSLGQGLEVALNARQRDLAEAAATALDDSLAAASAGLPWDFWTIDLRQAARSLGEITGEEVNEAVLDRVFSRFCIGK
- a CDS encoding DUF2062 domain-containing protein, whose product is MVSSESKQPDGQGPRQSRWRRWWTGALIRFRRWIRWLWEQEGSHGQRARGLAAGVFCGCYPFFGLQTLLGVALASLVRGNHLLAAAGTWISNPLTYVPLYWFNYQLGCWLLGPGHGWPSMAVLKEQGIWELGWSFSSRLLLGSTIVGTVSASMLGVIYWRWLERQPPNPGQSIRSM